From Toxorhynchites rutilus septentrionalis strain SRP chromosome 2, ASM2978413v1, whole genome shotgun sequence, a single genomic window includes:
- the LOC129770993 gene encoding putative alpha-L-fucosidase isoform X1, with protein sequence MGVFPKSLFVFLMIWISSTTSNFQESNDIRDAVETEEDVGKYQPTWVSLDSRPLPKWYDDAKIGIFIHWGVYSVPSYGSEWFWINWKGYKYDEYVNFMENNYKPGFTYQDFAGDFTAELFNATEWAELFAKSGARYVVLTSKHHEGYTLWPSKYTYSWNSADIGPHRDIIGELSTAIRKNTKLTFGLYYSLFEWFNRLYNDDKLHAFLKSDYVDTKVWPELKEMINMYKPEILWSDGDWEAPDEYWKAKEFFTWLYNDSPVKDTVVTNDRWGMGTLCLHGDFYTCSDRYNPGVLQPHKWENAMTIDKKSWGHRQNAKFEDFITSDELIGEIATTVSCGGNININVGPSKYGTIDPIFVERLTDMGRWLKTNGEAIYKTKPWKYQNDTLTSEVWYTSRGVQSGEELVEFTNVYAIVLNYPYKTNSVLLGAFDKHYTDIIQITMLGFNTSLKYTPTETGILVDFPVKNEIDRLRLDYAWTLKIVLSTKK encoded by the exons ATGGGCGTATTCCCGAAGAGTTTGTTTGTGTTCTTGATGATATGGATTTCATCGACGACCAGTAATTTCCAAGAGTCCAACGATATTCGAGATGCTGTGGAAACCGAGGAAGATGTTGGTAAATATCAGCCCACATGGGTCAGCCTAGATTCGAGACCTCTGCCGAAATGGTATGACGATGCTAAGATTGGCATATTCATTCATTGGGGCGTTTACTCTGTGCCAAGTTATGGATCGGAGTGGTTCTGGATCAATTGGAAAG GCTAcaaatatgatgagtatgtcaACTTTATGGAAAACAATTACAAACCGGGCTTCACGTACCAGGATTTCGCCGGTGACTTTACCGCGGAACTTTTCAACGCCACCGAGTGGGCGGAACTGTTTGCCAAATCCGGCGCGCGCTATGTTGTTCTGACAAGCAAACACCACGAGGGTTACACTTTGTGGCCATCGAAGTATACCTACAGCTGGAACTCGGCTGACATAGGTCCCCATCGGGACATCATTGGTGAACTTTCGACCGCCATTCGGAAGAACACAAAGCTCACCTTTGGTCTGTACTATTCGCTGTTTGAGTGGTTCAATCGACTGTACAACGATGATAAGTTGCATGCCTTTCTGAAAAGCGACTATGTCGACACCAAAGTGTGGCCTGAGTTGAAAGAGATGATCAATATGTACAAGCCGGAAATTCTTTGGAGCGATGGTGACTGGGAGGCACCCGATGAGTACTGGAAGGCGAAAGAGTTTTTCACTTGGTTGTACAACGATTCACCAGTGAAGGATACCGTTGTGACGAACGATCGCTGGGGAATGGGAACGCTGTGTCTGCATGGAGATTTCTACACTTGTTCGGATCGATACAACCCTG GAGTGCTCCAGCCGCACAAGTGGGAGAATGCAATGACAATCGATAAGAAAAGCTGGGGTCACCGACAGAATGCTAAATTCGAGGATTTCATCACGTCGGATGAACTGATTGGAGAGATCGCAACTACGGTGAGCTGCGGCGGAAACATTAACATCAATGTTGGTCCTTCGAAGTATGGAACCATCGATCCGATATTTGTGGAACGATTGACCGATATGGGACGGTGGCTCAAAACAAACGGGGAGGCAATTTATAAAACTAAACCCTGGAAGTATCAAAACGATACCCTCACATCGGAGGTTTGGTACACCTCGCGGGGTGTTCAGAGTGGGGAAGAGCTGGTAGAATTTACAAATGTTTATGCCATTGTTCTCAACTATCCGTACAAGACGAACAGTGTGCTATTGGGTGCCTTCGATAAGCATTACACGGATATTATTCAAATTACTATGTTGGGATTTAACACTAGTCTGAAG TACACACCTACGGAGACTGGTATACTAGTAGACTTCCCGGTAAAAAATGAGATTGATCGTCTGAGGCTAGACTACGCTTGGACTTTGAAGATAGTGCTGTcaaccaaaaaataa
- the LOC129770993 gene encoding putative alpha-L-fucosidase isoform X2, with the protein MGVFPKSLFVFLMIWISSTTSNFQESNDIRDAVETEEDVGKYQPTWVSLDSRPLPKWYDDAKIGIFIHWGVYSVPSYGSEWFWINWKGYKYDEYVNFMENNYKPGFTYQDFAGDFTAELFNATEWAELFAKSGARYVVLTSKHHEGYTLWPSKYTYSWNSADIGPHRDIIGELSTAIRKNTKLTFGLYYSLFEWFNRLYNDDKLHAFLKSDYVDTKVWPELKEMINMYKPEILWSDGDWEAPDEYWKAKEFFTWLYNDSPVKDTVVTNDRWGMGTLCLHGDFYTCSDRYNPGVLQPHKWENAMTIDKKSWGHRQNAKFEDFITSDELIGEIATTVSCGGNININVGPSKYGTIDPIFVERLTDMGRWLKTNGEAIYKTKPWKYQNDTLTSEVWYTSRGVQSGEELVEFTNVYAIVLNYPYKTNSVLLGAFDKHYTDIIQITMLGFNTSLKYTPTETGILVDFPVKNEIDRLRLDYAWTLKIVLSTKK; encoded by the exons ATGGGCGTATTCCCGAAGAGTTTGTTTGTGTTCTTGATGATATGGATTTCATCGACGACCAGTAATTTCCAAGAGTCCAACGATATTCGAGATGCTGTGGAAACCGAGGAAGATGTTGGTAAATATCAGCCCACATGGGTCAGCCTAGATTCGAGACCTCTGCCGAAATGGTATGACGATGCTAAGATTGGCATATTCATTCATTGGGGCGTTTACTCTGTGCCAAGTTATGGATCGGAGTGGTTCTGGATCAATTGGAAAG GCTAcaaatatgatgagtatgtcaACTTTATGGAAAACAATTACAAACCGGGCTTCACGTACCAGGATTTCGCCGGTGACTTTACCGCGGAACTTTTCAACGCCACCGAGTGGGCGGAACTGTTTGCCAAATCCGGCGCGCGCTATGTTGTTCTGACAAGCAAACACCACGAGGGTTACACTTTGTGGCCATCGAAGTATACCTACAGCTGGAACTCGGCTGACATAGGTCCCCATCGGGACATCATTGGTGAACTTTCGACCGCCATTCGGAAGAACACAAAGCTCACCTTTGGTCTGTACTATTCGCTGTTTGAGTGGTTCAATCGACTGTACAACGATGATAAGTTGCATGCCTTTCTGAAAAGCGACTATGTCGACACCAAAGTGTGGCCTGAGTTGAAAGAGATGATCAATATGTACAAGCCGGAAATTCTTTGGAGCGATGGTGACTGGGAGGCACCCGATGAGTACTGGAAGGCGAAAGAGTTTTTCACTTGGTTGTACAACGATTCACCAGTGAAGGATACCGTTGTGACGAACGATCGCTGGGGAATGGGAACGCTGTGTCTGCATGGAGATTTCTACACTTGTTCGGATCGATACAACCCTG GAGTGCTCCAGCCGCACAAGTGGGAGAATGCAATGACAATCGATAAGAAAAGCTGGGGTCACCGACAGAATGCTAAATTCGAGGATTTCATCACGTCGGATGAACTGATTGGAGAGATCGCAACTACGGTGAGCTGCGGCGGAAACATTAACATCAATGTTGGTCCTTCGAAGTATGGAACCATCGATCCGATATTTGTGGAACGATTGACCGATATGGGACGGTGGCTCAAAACAAACGGGGAGGCAATTTATAAAACTAAACCCTGGAAGTATCAAAACGATACCCTCACATCGGAGGTTTGGTACACCTCGCGGGGTGTTCAGAGTGGGGAAGAGCTGGTAGAATTTACAAATGTTTATGCCATTGTTCTCAACTATCCGTACAAGACGAACAGTGTGCTATTGGGTGCCTTCGATAAGCATTACACGGATATTATTCAAATTACTATGTTGGGATTTAACACTAGTCTGAAG TACACACCTACGGAGACTGGTATACTAGTAGACTTCCCGGTAAAAAATGAGATTGATCGTCTGAGGCTAGACTACGCTTGGACTTTGAAGATAGTGCTGTcaaccaaaaaat